The genomic DNA CCGGCGCCTAATCTTTCCGACATAACGCGTTCTGAACGCGAGCGATTCGGTGACGGGCAGGGCATAGGACGAAGGCCATGACCGGGGAAACGACCCTTAAAGAAGTCATCGCCAGGCTCGGCAAGGCCATGGAAGGGCTGGAAAGCGCCGTGGCGGCGCGGCTCGAGCATGAGCGCGACTATTCCGAGGCCGAGGCCGAGGTGCAGCGCATGAATGCCGACCGCTCGCGGCTGGCGCAGGAGCTCGACAATTCCGAAGCCCGCGCCGAACGGCTGGAAGATGCCAACAAGGAAGTGTCGCGCCGGCTGGTGACCGCCATGGAAACCATCCGCGCTGTACTCGACAGGTAGTCCAATGGCACAGGTGACGGTTTCCATCGACGGCAAGCAGTACCGGATGGCTTGTGACGAAGGCCAGGAAGAGCATCTGATCGATCTCGCCGAGCGCTTCGACCGCTACGTCATGCACTTGAAGGATTCCTTCGGTGAGATCGGCGACCAGCGGCTGACCGTGATGGCCGGCATCATGGTGATGGACGAGCTCTCGGAGCTCAACAAGCGGGTCAAGGGCATGGAGAGCGAAGTGCTCACGCTGCGCAAGACGCGCGACGAGGCGCTGACCAAGGCCGACAAGAGCGACAGCGTGCTGACCACCGCGCTCGGCGCATTGGCGCAGCGCATGGAAGATCTCGCGACGACGCTGGCGGTGAAGAAGGCTTAAGCCGCTTCGTCCAGTCCCCCACGGAAATTCCTGCTGTCTTTTCCAGGAAAAGACGAAATTTTTCCGCCGCTTCGGTCACGCTTGCAGGCATAAGCCTTTTGAACACAGCCGTCCGGCGGTATAGAAGGCGTAGCCAGGCCGATGGGGTTGGCCCGTCGGCGACATGTCACAGGGTAGGGAGCACGTCATGAGCCTTCGTATCAACGATATCGCGCCGGACTTCACGGCCGAAACCACGCAAGGAACGGTGAATTTCCATCAGTGGATCGGTGACGGCTGGGCGGTGCTTTTCAGCCATCCGAAAGACTTCACGCCGGTCTGCACGACCGAGCTCGGCACGATGGCCGGGCTGGAAGGCGAGTTCAGGAAGCGGAACGTCAAGATCATCGGCATTTCGGTCGATCCGGTATCGAGCCACGAAAAGTGGCATGCCGACATCAAGACCGCGACCGGCCAAACGGTGAACTATCCGCTCATCGGCGACAAGGACCTCAAGGTCGCCAAGCTTTACGAGATGCTGCCGGCGGGCGCCGGCGAGACCTCGGAAGGCCGCACGCCGGCCGATAACGCCACCGTGCGCTCGGTCTACGTCATCGGCCCCGACAAGAAGATCAAGCTGGTGCTGACCTATCCGATGACCACGGGCCGCAACTTCGATGAGATCCTGCGCGTCATCGATTCCGTTCAACTAACGGCCAAGCACCAGGTCGCGACGCCGGCCAACTGGAAACAGGGCGAGGACGTCATCATCACCGCCGCGGTCTCCAACGAGGATGCGATCAAGCGCTTCGGTGCCTATGAGACGGTGCTGCCGTATCTGAGGAAGACCAAGCAGCCTTCGGCAGGCTGATGTTCAGGTGGTCCCGGCCTGCAAATGGCGGCTTCCTGCGCTTCCGGTGCTCACGTACTTTAAGTGCGCTCCGCTCCGGCCTACGCCGGCCGAAGCCCTTATAAGTGTCTCCGCTCTATGAAGGCTACGGCCGGCGTAGGCCGGTTCTCGGAAGCCACCATTTTCGGCTCGGGCTGACCTGAATCTCAACCCGCCATACCAGCCAGTTACGACAACAAAAAAGGCGGCGCTGAAGCGCCGCCTTTTCATATTTCATTTCTGCCTAGCCTTAAGCCGCCGGCTGCGCTTCGATGGTGCGCAGAGCCTGGCTCTGGCGCTTGGCGGCGGCCTTGACCGCGTCCTGCACCTTCTCGAAGGCGCGCACCTCGATCTGGCGCACGCGCTCGCGGCTGATGTCGAACTCGGCCGACAGCTCTTCCAGCGTCAGCGGCTCTTCGGCCAGGCGACGCGCCTCGAAGATGCGCCGCTCGCGCTCGTTGAGCACCGACAGGGCGCCCGACAGCATGGCGCGCCGGCTTTCCAGCTCGTCCTGCTCGATCAGCATTTCTTCCTGGCTTTCGTGGTCGTCGACCAGCCAGTCCTGCCATTCGCCGGACTCACCCTCGCTCGCCCTGATCGGGGCGTTGAGCGAAGCGTCGCCCGACAGGCGGCGGTTCATCGACACCACTTCGGCCTCGGACACGTTGAGGCGCGTGGCGATCTCAGCGATCTGGTCGGGCTTGAGGTCGCCGTCGTCGAGCGCCTGGATTCTGCCCTTCACCTTGCGCAGGTTGAAGAACAGGCGCTTCTGGTTGGCGGTGGTGCCCATTTTGACCAGGCTCCACGAGCGCAGGATGTATTCCTGGATCGAGGCCTTGATCCACCACATGGCATAGGTAGCGAGCCGGAAGCCGCGCTCCGGTTCGAATTTCTTCACAGCCTGCATGAGGCCGACATTGCCTTCCGAGATCACTTCGCCGATCGGCAGGCCGTAGCCGCGATAGCCCATGGCAATCTTGGCGACGAGCCTCAGATGGCTGGTGACGAGCTTGTGCGCAGCCGAAGTGTCCTCATGCTCGGCATAACGCTTGGCGAGCATGTACTCTTCCTGCGGCTGCAGCATCGGAAAGCGGCGGATTTCTTCCAGATAACGGGCGAGACCGCCTTCACCGGAAACGATACTGGGTAATGACTGGGCCATGATAGCGCCCCCTCTCTATTAGAGTGGTGCCCCCTTAACGCGGCGGGCATGTGACGCGAATGCCTAAGGCTCATTCGCGGCAAGCGGTATATATAGGAACAAAACCAGAAAGGACAGCTTTTGTTCAACACGAAACAGTGTGTCACGTTGAAGTGAACAACGCCAGTCAGGTTTTTTGATGGCTGGTTTGAAGCGTCTTGATGACCGGTTCAGAGCTTGCGGAAACCGCAGACGAGTTCCTCCATATCCCTCGGCATCGGCGCCTCGAACCTCATCGTTACATGGGTGGTCGGATGCCGAAATTCAAGGAGCCAGGCGTGGAGCGCCTGCCTGGAAAATGCATTGACCTCTCTTTTCAGCGGTTCCGGCAGCCGGTTGGCCTTGGTCCGGAAGGCCTGGCCGTAGTCCGGATCGCCGATCACGGGATGGCCGATATGCGCCATGTGGACCCTGATCTGGTGGGTGCGGCCGGTCTCCAGCCGGCATTCGACCAGGCTGGCGGTGGTGAAGGCCTTCTGGCCCTCGCCGAAGCGCTCGACCACGGTGAAATGGGTGACGGCGTGGCGGGCGTCGTCGCGGCCTTCGGGAACCACGGCGCGGCGGACCCGGTCAGCGGCGCGGCCGAGCGGGGCGTCGACGGTGCCGGCCGGCCGCTGCGGAATGCCCCAGACCAGCGCCAGATAGGCGCGTTGGAGGTCACCGGTCAGGCCATGGTCGGCGAAGGCCTCCGACAGCGCCTTGTGGGCGCGGTCGGTCTTGGCCGCGACCATGACGCCGCTGGTTTCCTTGTCCAGCCGGTGCACGATGCCCGGCCGCTTGACGCCGCCGATGCCGGAAAGGCTGTCGCCGCAATGATGGATCAACGCGTTGACCAGCGTGCCGGTCCAGTTGCCGGCGCCGGGGTGGACGACCAGCCCCGCCGGCTTGTTGATGACGATCAGCTCGTCGTCCTCGTAAAGGATGTCGAGCTGGATCGCCTCGCCCTGCGGCTCGGCCGGCTCCGGCTCCGGCATGACGACCGAGACACGCTCGCCGGCGGCCATCTTGCGTTTGGTCTCCTCGACCGGTCTGCCGGCGATCGAGACCGCGCCCTGTTTGATCAGCATCTGCACGCGGCTGCGTGAAATGTCGGGACCGAGCTTCGCGGCCAGCCACTGGTCGAGGCGCTGCCCTGCGGCTTCCGCGCCGGCTTCCAATTCCATGGCTTCGCCGCTCGCCAATTCATCCGGTATCAAAATCGAGGCCCTATCAAAATCGGGGTCTCTTCGTTATGAGCGCTCATCGAAACCCGTTGCGGATTGTTTAGCCATGGCCCGGCCCATCGCCGAAGAAGATGAGGAAAAGCCGCTCGATCCCGCGGCCGAGAAAGTGCGCAGGAAGCTCATCCGCTTCATGATCGTCAATCTCGGCCTTCTCTTCCTCGCCCTTATGGTGGTGATCGGGGCGCTTGTCTACAAAGCCCGCAATGCGCCTGGCGCGGGTTCGGCGCCTGCCGGCGACGTCCAGGCTCCGGCCGGGGCGCCGCTCGGCGGCGATATCGTGCTGCCGGTCGGCGCCAAGGTGGTCAGCCAGTCGCTCTCCGGCAACCGACTGTC from Mesorhizobium sp. M1E.F.Ca.ET.045.02.1.1 includes the following:
- a CDS encoding DUF4164 domain-containing protein encodes the protein MTGETTLKEVIARLGKAMEGLESAVAARLEHERDYSEAEAEVQRMNADRSRLAQELDNSEARAERLEDANKEVSRRLVTAMETIRAVLDR
- a CDS encoding cell division protein ZapA; this translates as MAQVTVSIDGKQYRMACDEGQEEHLIDLAERFDRYVMHLKDSFGEIGDQRLTVMAGIMVMDELSELNKRVKGMESEVLTLRKTRDEALTKADKSDSVLTTALGALAQRMEDLATTLAVKKA
- a CDS encoding peroxiredoxin, yielding MSLRINDIAPDFTAETTQGTVNFHQWIGDGWAVLFSHPKDFTPVCTTELGTMAGLEGEFRKRNVKIIGISVDPVSSHEKWHADIKTATGQTVNYPLIGDKDLKVAKLYEMLPAGAGETSEGRTPADNATVRSVYVIGPDKKIKLVLTYPMTTGRNFDEILRVIDSVQLTAKHQVATPANWKQGEDVIITAAVSNEDAIKRFGAYETVLPYLRKTKQPSAG
- the rpoH gene encoding RNA polymerase sigma factor RpoH; protein product: MAQSLPSIVSGEGGLARYLEEIRRFPMLQPQEEYMLAKRYAEHEDTSAAHKLVTSHLRLVAKIAMGYRGYGLPIGEVISEGNVGLMQAVKKFEPERGFRLATYAMWWIKASIQEYILRSWSLVKMGTTANQKRLFFNLRKVKGRIQALDDGDLKPDQIAEIATRLNVSEAEVVSMNRRLSGDASLNAPIRASEGESGEWQDWLVDDHESQEEMLIEQDELESRRAMLSGALSVLNERERRIFEARRLAEEPLTLEELSAEFDISRERVRQIEVRAFEKVQDAVKAAAKRQSQALRTIEAQPAA
- a CDS encoding RluA family pseudouridine synthase; amino-acid sequence: MELEAGAEAAGQRLDQWLAAKLGPDISRSRVQMLIKQGAVSIAGRPVEETKRKMAAGERVSVVMPEPEPAEPQGEAIQLDILYEDDELIVINKPAGLVVHPGAGNWTGTLVNALIHHCGDSLSGIGGVKRPGIVHRLDKETSGVMVAAKTDRAHKALSEAFADHGLTGDLQRAYLALVWGIPQRPAGTVDAPLGRAADRVRRAVVPEGRDDARHAVTHFTVVERFGEGQKAFTTASLVECRLETGRTHQIRVHMAHIGHPVIGDPDYGQAFRTKANRLPEPLKREVNAFSRQALHAWLLEFRHPTTHVTMRFEAPMPRDMEELVCGFRKL
- a CDS encoding fimbrial protein, whose amino-acid sequence is MARPIAEEDEEKPLDPAAEKVRRKLIRFMIVNLGLLFLALMVVIGALVYKARNAPGAGSAPAGDVQAPAGAPLGGDIVLPVGAKVVSQSLSGNRLSIDAELADGSRAIFVYDIAERRMIGQFAIRNK